The proteins below are encoded in one region of Berryella intestinalis:
- a CDS encoding DUF6291 domain-containing protein has product MYIQDDYWEAAQSLTAAQRRDFVSALVEYHYTGEAPNLSGVTKAMFTLCRDRIDAAKRSVENGRSGGRPKTSGFRKSAEKESPRVPENAPKEKPRRNPRVSENASETETQAITQTITQTEPALLKSESEIKETTPNGVEKKAAARRFTAPTPAEVSDYAAERGIAIDAERFCDFYASKGWRVGNSPMRDWRAAARNWAARDGASAPPGPPPVDPELAAAIARW; this is encoded by the coding sequence ATGTACATCCAGGATGACTATTGGGAAGCTGCGCAGAGTCTAACGGCAGCGCAGCGAAGGGACTTCGTATCCGCGTTGGTGGAGTACCACTACACGGGGGAGGCCCCTAACCTGTCTGGCGTTACCAAGGCGATGTTCACGCTGTGCAGGGACCGTATCGACGCAGCCAAGAGGAGCGTCGAGAACGGCCGCTCGGGCGGAAGGCCGAAAACCAGCGGGTTTCGGAAGAGTGCCGAAAAAGAAAGCCCACGGGTTCCAGAAAACGCGCCTAAGGAGAAACCCAGACGAAACCCACGGGTTTCGGAAAACGCATCGGAAACCGAAACCCAGGCCATAACCCAGACCATAACCCAGACCGAACCCGCTCTATTAAAGAGTGAGAGTGAGATTAAAGAAACCACACCTAACGGTGTGGAAAAGAAAGCCGCTGCGCGGCGCTTCACCGCGCCGACCCCGGCGGAGGTGTCGGACTACGCCGCCGAGCGAGGGATCGCCATCGACGCGGAGCGGTTCTGCGACTTCTACGCATCGAAGGGATGGAGGGTCGGCAACAGCCCCATGAGGGACTGGAGGGCCGCCGCGCGCAACTGGGCGGCCAGGGACGGCGCGTCCGCCCCTCCGGGACCGCCTCCGGTCGACCCGGAGCTGGCCGCCGCGATAGCGAGGTGGTGA
- a CDS encoding DUF3310 domain-containing protein, with product MGNNANLGSIGDAANSMLAALRAMLDLEEGAEADATDGSSSAEHDPVTAPAHYAGDGEVECKRAMESMLAGYAGVAPTAVYWAGAALKYLWRWPLKSGAQDVDKAIECLRILRAEIGGGR from the coding sequence ATGGGAAACAATGCAAATCTCGGCTCCATCGGCGATGCGGCCAATAGCATGCTCGCGGCGCTCCGCGCCATGCTGGACCTCGAAGAGGGCGCCGAAGCGGACGCGACCGACGGGAGCTCATCCGCCGAGCACGACCCCGTGACCGCGCCGGCTCACTACGCGGGCGACGGCGAGGTCGAGTGCAAGCGGGCGATGGAGTCTATGCTCGCCGGCTACGCCGGGGTCGCGCCCACAGCCGTCTACTGGGCCGGGGCCGCGCTCAAGTACCTGTGGCGCTGGCCGCTCAAGAGCGGAGCCCAGGACGTTGACAAGGCCATAGAATGCCTGCGCATCCTGCGCGCAGAGATCGGAGGCGGGAGATGA
- a CDS encoding ATP-binding protein — translation MCQRGVGAIVHGPRGTGKTYAAAACVNMAVSRGRRAVMGTATEIANAVFSSRDKNAEMGRICGCDLLVLDDYGAQRATDYMREQVFEIVDACYRYRTPMIVTTNLTVRQMAQADPRVFERLFERCERIEASGANRRLS, via the coding sequence GTGTGCCAGAGGGGGGTCGGCGCGATCGTGCACGGGCCGCGCGGGACGGGGAAGACCTACGCCGCCGCCGCGTGCGTGAACATGGCCGTGTCGAGGGGCCGCAGGGCCGTCATGGGGACGGCCACCGAGATCGCCAACGCCGTGTTCTCGTCGCGCGACAAGAACGCCGAGATGGGCAGGATATGCGGCTGCGACCTGCTCGTGCTCGACGACTACGGCGCCCAGAGGGCGACCGACTACATGAGGGAGCAGGTGTTCGAGATCGTCGACGCGTGCTACCGCTACCGCACGCCGATGATCGTCACGACCAACCTGACCGTCCGGCAGATGGCCCAGGCGGACCCGCGCGTGTTCGAGCGGCTGTTCGAGCGCTGCGAGCGGATAGAGGCGTCCGGGGCGAACAGGAGGCTGTCGTGA
- a CDS encoding sigma factor-like helix-turn-helix DNA-binding protein → MAGRWAAEYFEGVRRAVRDLADARALLESGGEQWRPDGGRGSGPSDPTAAAAIRLAELKAKREEWAEAASQCEAAIGEGLAVIEGVRAFFSMLYGDNGSEYADVLDMLYVDRLTVKQAARIMRCSEFTVKSRRARAIRWLDAVGKARALDLAERSVLCADRGDGGGGCGDA, encoded by the coding sequence ATGGCGGGCAGATGGGCGGCTGAGTACTTCGAGGGTGTTCGGCGCGCCGTGCGCGACCTTGCAGACGCCCGCGCCCTGCTTGAGTCGGGCGGAGAGCAGTGGAGGCCCGACGGCGGGCGGGGCAGCGGGCCGTCCGACCCCACGGCGGCGGCGGCGATCAGGCTCGCAGAGCTCAAGGCGAAGCGCGAGGAATGGGCCGAGGCCGCGAGCCAGTGCGAGGCGGCGATAGGCGAGGGCCTTGCGGTGATAGAGGGCGTGAGGGCGTTCTTCTCGATGCTGTACGGCGACAATGGGTCGGAGTACGCCGACGTGCTTGACATGCTGTACGTCGATCGGCTCACGGTCAAGCAGGCGGCGCGGATCATGCGATGTTCTGAGTTCACCGTCAAGTCGAGGAGGGCGAGGGCGATCAGGTGGCTGGATGCCGTCGGCAAGGCCCGCGCCCTCGACCTCGCAGAGCGGTCGGTGCTGTGTGCGGATCGTGGAGACGGCGGCGGCGGATGCGGCGACGCTTGA
- a CDS encoding single-stranded DNA-binding protein yields MSINRVVLSGHLTRDPDLRSTASGMQVLGFGVAVNDRRKNAQTGEWEDYPNFIDCTMFGARAQSLSNYLSKGTKVAIEGKLRWSQWERDGQKRSKIEVIVDDLEFMSSRGSAPMDAAPSMPDPAGYASASPYDEDIPF; encoded by the coding sequence ATGAGCATCAACCGAGTGGTCCTGAGCGGCCACCTGACTAGAGACCCGGACCTCAGATCGACGGCCTCGGGTATGCAGGTGCTGGGCTTCGGCGTGGCGGTCAACGACCGCCGCAAGAACGCGCAGACCGGCGAGTGGGAGGATTACCCGAACTTCATCGACTGCACCATGTTCGGTGCTCGCGCCCAGAGCCTCTCGAACTACCTGAGCAAGGGCACGAAGGTCGCCATCGAGGGAAAGCTGCGCTGGAGCCAGTGGGAGCGCGACGGGCAGAAGCGCAGCAAGATCGAGGTCATCGTGGACGACCTGGAGTTCATGTCGTCGCGCGGCAGCGCCCCCATGGACGCCGCCCCCTCGATGCCCGATCCGGCCGGCTACGCGTCGGCTTCGCCCTACGACGAAGACATTCCGTTTTAG
- a CDS encoding DUF6378 domain-containing protein, whose amino-acid sequence MERECNETTDERELLLADAGAAVLGGREEAYGSAEDSFSRIASFWGAYLAVDIAPRDVANMMVLLKVARNARGGHRDNWVDIAGYAACGSAAEFGGGRHGE is encoded by the coding sequence TTGGAAAGGGAATGCAACGAAACGACCGACGAGAGGGAGCTCCTGCTGGCGGACGCCGGCGCGGCCGTGCTCGGCGGGCGCGAGGAGGCCTACGGCAGCGCCGAGGACAGCTTCTCGCGCATCGCGTCCTTCTGGGGCGCGTACCTGGCCGTCGATATCGCCCCGAGGGACGTGGCGAACATGATGGTGCTGCTCAAGGTGGCCCGCAACGCGCGGGGCGGGCACCGCGACAACTGGGTCGACATCGCGGGCTACGCGGCCTGCGGGAGCGCGGCCGAGTTCGGGGGAGGCCGCCATGGCGAGTGA